tctcccTCCAGAACTCCCACAGCTGCTAGTTTATAAGGACAAGGAGGTTCTGACTGGCCAGCAACTCTGCAACCAAGAAGATCCAGAACCTCCACAGATCAAAGAGGAGCTAAGGGAGGATACTGATGCAGTTTTGGTGACTGTTGCTTATGATGACACCGACCTTGgtgaaccagaaccagacacTGATCCTTCTGATGATGAGATTCAGGATCGGGTAGGAAGAAAAGACTCAGCTGGAGCTCAAAGTTCAGAGCTGAGGTTAAAGAAGCATTACCAGAGAGACCGAGGCGACCCCGTGACTGTGCCACAGAGTTGGTGTGATCATGATGGCTTTGGTGAAACATCAGAAAAAACCTGTAGGTCCTTATTGATTAGTCCGTGGAGGAATacaacattttcaaaacccTCCACAGATGGTAGCTGTGGACCAGAACTCTCTACTCCATCTGCTACACGGATCCTGAGCCACATACATGAGGACAGATCCTgccacagcaacaggtggggagcAGATATGTTTTTGTATGAAATGACAGATGACCAACAGAGTCACCGAGTTGAGAAGCCGTATTCTTGCAGCCTCTGTGATAAACGGTTTGGATACAGCAGTCACCTGGTGTCCCACATAAGAACTCATACAGGTGAAAAGCCATACTGCTGTGAggactgtgggaaatgtttcAGCAGAAGGGAAACTTTGGTGCGGCATGCAGCCATGCATACAGAGATGAAGCCGTATTCCTGTAAGCAGTGTGGAAAATCGTTCAGTAGAACAGAAACCTTGAGGCAGCATGTTAGAACTCATACAGGAGAGAAGCCGTTTTCCTGCTCTGAATGTGGCAAATGTTTCAGTCTCCGAGGAAACTTAATGACACACAAACgaactcacacaggtgagaagctgCATTCATGCAGCACCTGTGGAAAACGATTTGGGAACCGCAGTCATTTATTATCccacatgagaactcacacagggGAAAAACCATATTCCTGCAAGTTGTGTGGGAAAAGCTTCAGCCAGTCAGGAAGTTTAATGAAGCATAAGAGAACCCATACAGGTGAAAAGCCGTATTCATGTAAGGAGTGTGGGAAACGTTTCAGTGAAAGTGGAATTTTGAGAAAACATGAGAGAACTCATAAAAGTCAAGGAGGAGTTTCAGTGAGAGGAGTTCCTTTATGAATCGCTTGAGGAGAAACCATGTTCTTGTTAACCTGACACCAAGGCAAGTTTATGTGTAGAACATCTCAGCAACAAGACAgttcaaagtgctttaaatgAAGAAAGAGAAGACAAGATTCACAGCAGTGTCTTGTTGAAGGCAGGAAAAGAAAACCGGGACCacagactgaaattaattaTGTTTCATAGTTTAAATAGAAGAATCAAAGGAACCCTGAACTAATGGGTTCTAACCTGGACCTAAAAGAACTCAGTAATTCAACATCTCtccagttttctggaagtttgttccagattagtggagcagaagaactgaatgctgcttctccatgtttggttgtatgaaccttccagaccactcaggtcttctggttccagTCTACTATGCAGAACCAGAAgcctgagtggtctggaaggttcATACAACAACAGtagatctttaatgtattttggtgttaAGCCATTCACCTAATAAACTAACAGAAGGATTTTAAAGTCTCTTCTCTGAGGTCCAGGGAGCCAGtggaaggactttagaactgggctgATGTTCTCTACCTTCTAGGTTCTAGTGAGGACCAGGCAGCAGttttctggatcagctgcagttGTCTGATGCAGTGATCAGTTCCACTAAAGATAAACGCATGGATGAGTTTCTCCAGATCCTGCTGGACATTAgacctttaatcctggagatgttcttcaggtgatagaaggctgattTAGTGGCTGTATTTATGTGGTTCTGGAGGTTCAGGTCTTGGGTCCATGGGTCCTGGGTGATGTGCCTCAGCCAACTGGGAGGAGCAAACAAAACAAGGACCGAAGTTACCAATTCCTCCACTACTTCTCAAAGTTTAGACGGAGTAAAAGTCCTTCTACTAAACTTGCTGTGAAACTTTCTAGTAGAATTTACATTGGAGATGCTTCTAAATGATGGCGGATCTACAAAAGCTCTAAACTGATGAAGAGTTGGCTAGTTTTAGAATGAAGTTTCTTCTGAAACTTCTAGTTTGACTTGCTCTACATGGCCAATAGTCCTTATTTGTCTCTGTTCACACCGCTAGCCCTGCGTGGTTCATAGGAGGCGTGGCTTTCAGCTCCTTCGGGAGGGGAAAAGTTACGGACTACAGCTCTAATCTATAATCAGTTTTAAAGAACGCTTCACGAT
This genomic interval from Girardinichthys multiradiatus isolate DD_20200921_A chromosome 6, DD_fGirMul_XY1, whole genome shotgun sequence contains the following:
- the LOC124869302 gene encoding zinc finger protein 391-like isoform X1; the encoded protein is MRKLRDTFIGYFPSHLRTKTPMLTEESMSVTEEEPDKVVEDHVTSRSPQLLTELPSQTASTSTSSLGILVSSWPCLRSKELPQKQQLWNQERICCLAQKDPEPSRAKEKHEIEQTKEEQKEPELLLIKEEPEEPELMLVIEEPDEPEPQQIKQEPGEPEPQQIKQEPEECSISQEQLVLKQETETLMVFRSKSRFTEIFGGSGDIIIQFEEEVDGHRRLLEINWTPVIKLHRLELPQLLVYKDKEVLTGQQLCNQEDPEPPQIKEELREDTDAVLVTVAYDDTDLGEPEPDTDPSDDEIQDRVGRKDSAGAQSSELRLKKHYQRDRGDPVTVPQSWCDHDGFGETSEKTCRSLLISPWRNTTFSKPSTDGSCGPELSTPSATRILSHIHEDRSCHSNRWGADMFLYEMTDDQQSHRVEKPYSCSLCDKRFGYSSHLVSHIRTHTGEKPYCCEDCGKCFSRRETLVRHAAMHTEMKPYSCKQCGKSFSRTETLRQHVRTHTGEKPFSCSECGKCFSLRGNLMTHKRTHTGEKLHSCSTCGKRFGNRSHLLSHMRTHTGEKPYSCKLCGKSFSQSGSLMKHKRTHTGEKPYSCKECGKRFSESGILRKHERTHKSQGGVSVRGVPL
- the LOC124869302 gene encoding zinc finger protein 391-like isoform X2; protein product: MDPSEPLSQHKINMNTILPPPLLPAELPQKQQLWNQERICCLAQKDPEPSRAKEKHEIEQTKEEQKEPELLLIKEEPEEPELMLVIEEPDEPEPQQIKQEPGEPEPQQIKQEPEECSISQEQLVLKQETETLMVFRSKSRFTEIFGGSGDIIIQFEEEVDGHRRLLEINWTPVIKLHRLELPQLLVYKDKEVLTGQQLCNQEDPEPPQIKEELREDTDAVLVTVAYDDTDLGEPEPDTDPSDDEIQDRVGRKDSAGAQSSELRLKKHYQRDRGDPVTVPQSWCDHDGFGETSEKTCRSLLISPWRNTTFSKPSTDGSCGPELSTPSATRILSHIHEDRSCHSNRWGADMFLYEMTDDQQSHRVEKPYSCSLCDKRFGYSSHLVSHIRTHTGEKPYCCEDCGKCFSRRETLVRHAAMHTEMKPYSCKQCGKSFSRTETLRQHVRTHTGEKPFSCSECGKCFSLRGNLMTHKRTHTGEKLHSCSTCGKRFGNRSHLLSHMRTHTGEKPYSCKLCGKSFSQSGSLMKHKRTHTGEKPYSCKECGKRFSESGILRKHERTHKSQGGVSVRGVPL